From the Chitinophaga lutea genome, the window AGATATTCTTTTTCTCCACAAACTCAGGGGCTCGCCATCGCTTCTGTAGGGTAACAGATATTCGCAAAACTCTTCAAAGGTCAACTGACGTGCCCAGGGTTTATCCCATGCCGAAAACGCATAGTCTATATTCTCAACAAGCATTTCCCTTGTGATGGTGGCCAGATCGCACTTCGGTTCATGCCTGCGAAAAGAAAACGCCGGGAATAGGGCCCTCAGTTCTTTTTGCTTCATTCCTAATAAAGAGTCCCTTCTTGCCTCCCTGAAAAAGCTGAAGATATCAAAGGGGCTGTTCTCTTTTCCCCGGTCAAGATCAATCTCAACATTATAGGCATATTTTGTACCCATATTTGTTATCAGGAAATACAAGGCCCTTAGCTTTAACGAATCTTTTTCGTCCCTGTTATAATGCCGGATAGCGGCCATTATCTCGTTTCTGTTCTCACCGCTTTGCGCCAAAGCAGATTCCACATCATCAGGAATATATTCCCGGCAGCCAGGCAATAAGTGGCAGGCAAAATAAAAGTATAGGAGCCACCTCCGGCCTGCATTTTTCATTAAATACATCGTTGCTGGTTTGGCCTGTTGCGAAACATCACCTTTACTTTTCACTTCACGTCAGCTTTGATCAATTCATGCATTTGTTCTTTAATCATGCTAACGGTCTCTGATTGAATTTTGACTTTTTTATGGATGATCTTTGTGGCAACGTTCAATATTTTACTTTCGGGCTGGTTGGTTGCAATATATATCTGTACTATTTCATACAGGGGTATAAACCTTGCAGGGCACATCGCGGAAGCTTTCCAGTAATGGATTTCCGCATCTCGGTAGCGCTGCATCTCCTTATAGTTATCGGCCATCAGCAATTGAATATGGTAGTTCTGCCACAGCTGCTCGCACTTTTTCGCAATGATCAAACTTTCGCCATATTGCTCAGCAACATTCAGTTCTGCAGCATAATTATACAGGAATAACACATTCCCCGATAAGTGATTGTACAACTTTTTATAAGATGGCAGCATTTGTGCTGTTTTCCCGGCCAATGAGTTATTGGCGGCCTCACGCCACTCCATTTCCGCTCTCATCCGTGGATACAAACCCGCACAGGTAATAATCGACAACAGCACCAGCAACCCTTTCAACACATTCATGACGATGGGCGTTCTCCTAACTGATGAAACCGGATGGTATACAATTAATATTATACTCAACAAGCCCATGATCCATACAAAAGGATAGGTCAGAGGATAAGAAAACAAAGCAAACACCGATATAGACAGCAAACATAGTAATGGAATATAAAGCGGTTTCCGTACTCCCTGCTGCTGATAGGCCTTGAATATCAGCCATGCCACAGAAAGAAAAAGCACCAATCCGGTGAAGCCGAAATTGGTTAATAGCAACAGGTACTCATTGAACGGCCTGACAGTATTGTCCGCAAGCATTCCATACGCATCATCACCCGGGTTACGCTCAAAGTACCGGGCCTGATAGTCCATATAACGAGCTTTGAAGCCACCCAGACCATGCCCGGCAAGCGGTTCGTCTTTTATCATTTCCCACGAACAACGCCAGATCAACAATCGTCCCTTAGCGGAGTCCTTTTTAAACAGGCAAAGGACATAACCCAATATGAGCACTGTCAAAAACAGCAGGACGAATTTCAACCCGGCGCTGCCTGCAGAAATTCTGTTAAGCAACATTACCAGACCCACGACCATTAAACTTATGATCCCTGATCGAGAACCAGATAAACAGATGGCAACCGCTATGATTGCCATGGCAACAATGACTGAAATTCTCACCCACCACTTTTTGTCATATAGGAAATACAACAGACAGGGAAGCCCCGCAGACAAGCTGGCAGCAAAACCCGCAGGATTATCAAAACTGCCGGCATGCCATTTCTCTCCATTGCATGGATACAAATTTGTGAAGTACAAAATGCCGTAAATGGCCTGCAATACGCATGCGATTGCTATTATCGGGAATGATGCACCGATGATAGCATCAACCGAGGGTGCGGCTGTAAAAAATGAAAATACAACATACGTGATCATCAAACCGCAGGCACAAAAAGCCACAGCATACCATTTGGGCACCACATAATTATCCACAAACAATGAAGACGTCAAAAACATGCCGGCAGCTATCATGGCTATAAAAAAGGCACATAATAACAAGTTCCTTATGCTACTGTTCGACATTTGGGGTTTGTTGCGCCTTAACGCCATAAAAGAGCTTGTCAAAAACAACTTTGTTCATTCCCGGTCTGCAAAAGACATAGTTAGTATATTCCTTACCACCTGATTGGATCGTGATGGCATATACTTTGTCTCCAGGCACAACGATGGTTGTGAAAATTTCTTCTATCGTTCTATAATATACCTTCATATGTGCCACCTCTCCGGTTGCTCCAAAAACATTGATGTTCTGGCGAAGCATGGGCGCATCCTTTCCAGGCAGGATATTGACATAAGTGTTCTTTATGTTAATATCCTTTTTTTGATTTGGCGAAGCATATGAAGTTTCCTGCCTAACGCGGGTGCTGCTACCCATACAAACGAGCGATTCAGGATCAACAAGCAAAGGAATATAATGCGCTTTGGTGGAGCTATCCTTTAACGTTTCAACATATTTATAGGAAACCAGCGCTATTTGTTGATGATTTGTTGCCGATTTTGGCCAGTTCCGGAATAGGTTTATGAAATTGGATTCGCACGAGTCTAAGGATTGCCCGTATTCGTATACTGACACCTGATTGGATTGTCCTAAAACATTCAGGTGCATATACAAAATAAATAGCAGTAAAACTGAGGATTTATACATTTTAACCATTTGCTTATTTTTTACAGTTACTCTTTTACTGAAGCATTCCCGTTGTTACGTACCGCTCTCCTTTAGCGCCAGTAGCACCAGTTCCCGTAATAGTAAATGAAAACCCGTCCCATTCAAGTCCTACAGTAACACTATTGCTCCAGGCCCAGGCAAACGCAAAATCTAAATGCCCCGAAGTTCCCGTAACAAAACTCTTTGTTTCTACATCTGCTATACAGGAATATCCAAAGCCAGCATCATAACTGGAATTTAAATCTTTGAAGGATATAGATTTCTTTCCATTATCGCACCTGCCAGATACTACAACACTAATTGAGTAATAATATATTCTGTCACCCATAAAGTCGTATTCAGCGTCTGAAAGATTAAAAGTATAGCTCGGAAAATAATTCTCCGAGCAATTTAGACTCCCACCACCTTCCCCACCTTCAGACAAAGTCAGTAAGCGAGGAAGATTCTTCTTTTTACGTGCCATATTCTTAGATTGATCAGCAGGTTTATAATGTATAGAATACAGCAGATTATCATAGATAAGTCCTCTTTTGTTTGAAACAAAGCATCTCGTATTCTTAGTTTCACCTTTATACTTCCACACAAGATTAACAACGCCTAAGTCGTTCTCCTCAAAAAGATATGCCTTTTCTTTTTTAAGCCCGGTTAATGATGCGATATATGCCCTATCCTTCGTATCCGGCAGCATACTGTCTAAATAGGGTTTAAATCTGTACTTTAAGCTATTGCTCTCAACAATCGTGAAGTTGCTCGGACTGGTATATTGAGGGAACAAATTGCTGACGTTATTCTTAGCTTCCCGTAGCTCCTGCAATGTATTAATGCTTTCAATATGTTTATAACCAATCAATTCAAGGTCATTTTCTTTCAATAAAGTATTGTACTCAACAATTATTTTGTCCAGTTGAGCTTGCCAGGGAAGTTTCCCCTCGGGAAGGACATATGTTTTGTTTAAAACTTTGAACTGCCAGACCTGGGTTTCAGGTGTACTGGAAATTAAGTTGGCAGGCTCATTCTCAAGATCTGCACTTGTCTGTTTGGAACAGCTATAAATTCCTAATGCGCTCCCGCCAAGAACAATAGCGATAAATAGCGGTCGTAAGGATCTAAATTTCATGGAACTACTTTTATGGTAAGAGATTTTGCGCAAAAAATGTTTCGACAGTAACGATGTCGGTCAGGGTCATTTCACCTTGCATGTGAATCGGGGTTTAATAAATTTCATACGTAGCCGGCGTTCCATATCTGCTTAGGGGTCCACCTAATTTATCGATAACCAGATTCACGGGTTAACCGGGGTCATCTGTGAGGGGCTTGGTTATCACACTTTACATTCCAGGATACGCACTATGTCCGGGTCATCGGCAAACAATCAGCACGAATCAAAATTCGACATTGAGGGAGATCTCAACAAATGCTTTCCTGCGCTTTTTTGCAACAATATTTGCACCGGTTGTACAGTCCGGGCTACACTGAACCCCGGCTCTTGAATACTTCGGGCTTCACAAGGGTTGACAAAAACAAAAAAGCCCCGGCAATCGCCGGGGCCATTAAGCTTGTGCGGAGGAGGAGATTCGAACTCCCAAGCCCTTTCAGGCACTACCACCTCAAAGTAGCGCGTCTACCAATTTCGCCACCTCCGCGGGTGATAAGGTGTGCAAAAATAAAGCCTTTTTGCAAACAAGCAAATATTTTTATTTCCGGAGCCAGATTCTGAACGTGGTACCCTTGTTCGGCTCCGACCATTTTACCGATAAACGGCCTTTGTGATAGTCCTGGATGATACGTCTGGCAAGGGAAAGCCCCAATCCCCAGCCTCTTTTTTTCGTGCTGAAACCGGGATTGAAAATTTTATCCTGCAACACCTTCGGCACGCCTTTCCCTGTATCCGTCACGTCGATGGTGATGTGCGTGGTATGGTTTTCAATCAGAACGGAAATCGCCCCGGTGCCTTCCATTGCGTCGAGGGCGTTTTTCAGCAGGTTCTCCAGCACCCAGTCAAACAGCGGCGGCGAAATCATCGCCATTACCTCCGGGTCGGCGCTCTGGAGCGAAAAGGACACTTTCTGCGGCGCCCGCTTCCGGATGTAGGTCATCATGTTTTCGACCTGCACCACCAGGTTCCGCTCTTCAAGGTTGGGCACGCTGCCGATTTTGGAAAAACGGTCGGTGATCAGTTTCAGGCGGTCCACATCCTTGGCCAGCTCCGTCACGAACGGGATGTTCTCTTCCTTTTCCCGCAGGATCTCCAGCCAGGCTTCCATCGACGACAGCGGGGTGCCCAGCTGGTGCGCGGTTTCCTTGGCCATGCCTACCCACACCTGGTTCTGGGTGGCGCGGTTGGTGGTAGACAGGGCGAAGAGCACCACCCCGATGAACAGGGCCACCACCAGCAGCTGGATATACGGGTAATAGCGCACCTGCCGCAGCAGCAGCGAGTCGCCATAATAAATGTAGTTGTTGGTCTTGGCGTCGATGGCCATGATAAAAGGCGGGTGCTGCTTTTTGAAGCTGGCCAGTTCCTTTTCGAGGTACCGCGGGTTGCGGAGCACTTCCGCGGAATCGATGTTGCGGGTATCGATGATCTTCCCGTGATCGTCCGTGAGGATGAGGGGAATGGACGTGTTGGTGGTCACGATCGTAACGGCCAGGTTGATATTGGCGTCTTCCGGGGCCTGCAGCAGCTCCTGGTTGGCTTCCACCCAGGTGGCCACATTCTTGGTTTCTTCGTGCTGAATTTTCTCCGACAGGTTGTTCACAAACCATATGGTGGCCACAATGATCACCACTGCCACCGCTACCAGTGTAAACCTCCAGCCTATATACTGTTTAAACATCTGCTCTTGAATAAAGCCACATCCGGGTGCCCCGGGTGTTAACTATGAACTAAATTACTAATATTCGGAGGCTTTGTTGCATATTTGCAACGCTAAAAAATATTTTGTCACGGATTAAACGAATGTCTTTTGACGGTATTGCCTTCGGTAGCGGTAGTTATTTTAAACTGGAACGGAAAAGCTTTCCTGGAGCGCTTTCTCCCCTCTGTGTGCGCTTCCGTGTACGGCAACCTCAGCATTTACGTGGCGGATAATGCGTCTACCGACGACAGCCTCGACTATGTAGCCAGCGTCTTCCCGCAGGTAAAAATCATCCGCAACGCCACCAACAGCGGCTTTGCGGGCGGGTATAACGAAGCGCTGCGACATGTGGAGGCGGATATCTTCGTGTTACTGAACCAGGACGTGGAAGTGGAGCCCAACTGGATTGCCCCGGTGATCGAACAGATGCAGCAGGACCCCTCCATTGCGGCCTGCCAGCCGAAAATGAGGGCTTACCACCAGCGCGACAGCTTCGAATACGCCGGCGCGGCGGGCGGCTGGATGGACATCCTCGGTTATACCTTCTGCCGCGGCCGCATCCTCTACCTCACGGAAGTGGATAAAGGGCAGTACGACAATCCGCAGGATATCTTCTGGGCCACCGGCGCCGCCCTGTTCATCCGCTCCAGATGTTTTTTCGAAGTCGGCGGCTTCGACCCTTACTTTTTTGCCCATATGGAGGAAGTGGACCTCTGCTGGCGCCTGCAAAGGGCCGGCTACCGGATCTGCTACTGCCCTGGCTCTACCGTGTACCATGTAGGCGGCGGCAGCCTGCCGCAGGGCAACCCGCGCAAGCTGTATCTCAACTTCCGCAACAACCTCATCATGCTGTGCAAGAACCTGCACTTCCAGGAGCAGTGGATCATCCTGTCGCAGCGCCATTTTTTAGACCTGCTGGCCGCATTTAAAAGCCTCGTGTCCGGCAAACCGAAAGACATGCTGGCCATCTTCAGGGCGTACCGCGACTATTACAAATGGCGCCGCCACGAGGAGAAAAAAGTCCGCGACGTTTTTCCCCGGAAACGCCTGTACGACCTTCAGGGCGTGTTTCACGGCATCATGATCTGGCGGTATTATTTCCTGCATAAAAAGACTTTCACGGAGCTGTGGAAGCCAAAGAAGAAATAAATCACATATTTGGACTTTGCAGATTTACTTTGTAAGTTTGCGGAGCGAAAAAAATCAATATGGATCATACAGTTGAAAATAAGAATGATTTTACCCGTGACTGGGTTTCTTCCTCCCGTTTCCTGTTCTATTTAAAGCTGGCGTGCGTGCTCGCTTTTGTGCTGGGTGGTTGTTATAAATTGTACGAACACCGTTACAAAAAACCTAAAGTGAGTGTTCCGGAGAGCAG encodes:
- a CDS encoding sensor histidine kinase; translated protein: MFKQYIGWRFTLVAVAVVIIVATIWFVNNLSEKIQHEETKNVATWVEANQELLQAPEDANINLAVTIVTTNTSIPLILTDDHGKIIDTRNIDSAEVLRNPRYLEKELASFKKQHPPFIMAIDAKTNNYIYYGDSLLLRQVRYYPYIQLLVVALFIGVVLFALSTTNRATQNQVWVGMAKETAHQLGTPLSSMEAWLEILREKEENIPFVTELAKDVDRLKLITDRFSKIGSVPNLEERNLVVQVENMMTYIRKRAPQKVSFSLQSADPEVMAMISPPLFDWVLENLLKNALDAMEGTGAISVLIENHTTHITIDVTDTGKGVPKVLQDKIFNPGFSTKKRGWGLGLSLARRIIQDYHKGRLSVKWSEPNKGTTFRIWLRK
- a CDS encoding O-antigen ligase family protein, with the translated sequence MIAAGMFLTSSLFVDNYVVPKWYAVAFCACGLMITYVVFSFFTAAPSVDAIIGASFPIIAIACVLQAIYGILYFTNLYPCNGEKWHAGSFDNPAGFAASLSAGLPCLLYFLYDKKWWVRISVIVAMAIIAVAICLSGSRSGIISLMVVGLVMLLNRISAGSAGLKFVLLFLTVLILGYVLCLFKKDSAKGRLLIWRCSWEMIKDEPLAGHGLGGFKARYMDYQARYFERNPGDDAYGMLADNTVRPFNEYLLLLTNFGFTGLVLFLSVAWLIFKAYQQQGVRKPLYIPLLCLLSISVFALFSYPLTYPFVWIMGLLSIILIVYHPVSSVRRTPIVMNVLKGLLVLLSIITCAGLYPRMRAEMEWREAANNSLAGKTAQMLPSYKKLYNHLSGNVLFLYNYAAELNVAEQYGESLIIAKKCEQLWQNYHIQLLMADNYKEMQRYRDAEIHYWKASAMCPARFIPLYEIVQIYIATNQPESKILNVATKIIHKKVKIQSETVSMIKEQMHELIKADVK
- a CDS encoding glycosyltransferase family 2 protein; translation: MTVLPSVAVVILNWNGKAFLERFLPSVCASVYGNLSIYVADNASTDDSLDYVASVFPQVKIIRNATNSGFAGGYNEALRHVEADIFVLLNQDVEVEPNWIAPVIEQMQQDPSIAACQPKMRAYHQRDSFEYAGAAGGWMDILGYTFCRGRILYLTEVDKGQYDNPQDIFWATGAALFIRSRCFFEVGGFDPYFFAHMEEVDLCWRLQRAGYRICYCPGSTVYHVGGGSLPQGNPRKLYLNFRNNLIMLCKNLHFQEQWIILSQRHFLDLLAAFKSLVSGKPKDMLAIFRAYRDYYKWRRHEEKKVRDVFPRKRLYDLQGVFHGIMIWRYYFLHKKTFTELWKPKKK